The genomic interval CAGGCTTCGGTCCCGACGGCGCGCACGGCGGTACAGCCGCGGCGTTCGATCTTGGAGCCGCAAACGCGCAGAGCCGCGATGGTGCGCTCCATCGCTGGCTCCGACAGATGATCGTTGCGGCTCAGCCCTTCGCCCAAGCGGACGATGCGGGAGAATGCATCGATGACGCGGAAACCGCCCGGCGCCGACTTGGCGATCAGCAGGCGGCAATTGTTGGTGCCGAGGTCCAGCGCGGCGAAGACCGGGCGCGTCAGCGCCGACGAACGCAACCGTCCGGTGTCGTTCTGCCGCTCGCTTTGCACCTGTAGATCCACGTACCGTCCCCGCAGCACCTAAAGAGCGGAGTGTAACCCGGATCGCGGTCCGGCGGGAACCCCTCTCGACCCGGATTCCGCCGGCGGCGACCCGCAGGTCACGTCTGCGCCAATCACTGGGCTTTGACGAACGGGCACATGCTGGTCTCGATCGGCAGGAAGGCTTCCGATGCAGGAATGCTGCGGACCTGTTTGTAATAGTCCCAGGGCGCCTTGCTCTCCGCCGGGCTTTTCACCTGGTACAGGTCGAGGTCGTACAACACGCGGCCGTCCTTGCGGATGCTGCCGGGGGTGCCGAAATAATCGGTCGGCATCGCCTTCATCGCCGCGGTGACCACCTCGGCATCGGTGGTGCCGGCCGCCTTGACGCCCTTCAGCCAATGCAGGGTGGCGAGATAGGTGTTGGCCTGCTCCTTGGTCGGCATCTTGCCGTGGCGGTCAAAGAAGCGCCTGGCCCAGGCACGCGTCCGGTCGTTCTTGTCCCAATAGAAGCCGCTGGTGACGTACAGCCCCTTGGCGAGGTCGAGACCCAGCGAGTGGATGTCGGTGATGAAGACGATGTAGCCGACCAGCCGCTGGCCGGACTGGGTCAGGCCGAACTCACCCGCCTGCTTGATGGTGCCGATGGTCTCGGCGCCGACATTGGCAAGCGCCACCACCTTGGCGCCGCTGCCCTGGGCGCTGAGCAGGTAGGAGCCGAAATCGCTGGTGCCCATCGGATGGCGCACGCCGCCGACCACGGTACCGCCGGCCTGTTTGATCGCCTCGGTCGCCGCCTTTTCCATCGCGGTGCCGAAGGCGAAGTCGGCGGTGATGAAATACCAGCTGGCGCCGCCCGACTGCACCACTGCCTTGGTCGTGCCGACCGCCAGCGACGCGGTGTCGTCGGCCCAATGGATGCTGTAGGGCGAGCATTGGGCATTGGTCAGCTCGGTCGTCGTCGCGGCGCTGATCATCAGCACCTTCTTCTTCTCGCGTGCCACCGCCTGCACCGCCAGCGCCACGGAGGAGACCGGGATGTCGGTCACCATGTCGACGCCGTCGATGTCGAACCAGCTGCGGACGATGTTGGACGCCACGTCAGGCTTGTTCTGCATGTCGGCCGACAGTACCTCCACCGGCCGACCGAGCACGCTGCCGCCGAAATCCTCCACCGCCATCCGGGTGGCAAGCACCGCCCCCTTGCCACCGATGTCCGAGGCGAATCCGGCCTCGTCCGCCAGCACGCCGATCCGCACCGGCTTGCCGGTCTGTCCCTGAGCGGAAAGCGCCGTCGTGGCGAGCAGAGCCGCCAGCGCCAAAGGCTTGAGCAACCGACCCATGCGATCCTCCCCATCCTCGTTTTTGTGTGGCGGACGCGCGCGCCGAGTGCGGCGTCCTGACGCACCGTTCGGCTCCGTGGATAACGGGATTTTGTTTCATATGCAAACAGTATCGTTTGCAACGTATTCCCGGCAGATTTGACCTCTCCCAGGACGGAAGAAGGAGAGATCCCCGGCAAAACAAAAGCCCTCGCTCCGAGACCGGGCGAGGGCTTTCGCAGTGGGCATCTATGGCCCAGATGAAATCGCCAATCAGGCGAAAGAATTGGAAACTGAAACCTCAGTCATATCGGCCGAAGAGATCGGCATAATCAGGTAAGCGCCGGTGGAGTCATGATCTTACTCACCCTCCCTGGTATCGGTCTCTACTGTTCCGTCCAAGCTATCCGCTTGAACGGTAAGGCGTTTCCGATGCTCGCTCACTTCACCTCGATGTCGATTACTGTAAGACGAAGCCTGCTCCCCTTTCACAGAGCTGTCAAGAAAATCGCATGCTGCACCGCACCGCCTTTTGCGCCCTTCCAAAGGCGGTCTCCGAACGGGCGGGGGCTGGCCTTTTGCCCTGGTCGAACCCACCTTGTGGGCATGCCGGAACACGATGAGAACACATGGGGCGGGCGGGTCGCGCGGTATGCGCGGGTCGGCACCGCCGTTGGCGGGCTGGCCGCGCGGCTGGCGGGCGAGCGCGTGCTGGGAATCCGCGTGGAGCGGGAACGCCACGCGGCGGAACTGCGGGCCGCACTCGGCGGGCTGAAAGGGCCGCTGATGAAGGTGGCGCAGATCCTCTCCACCATCCCCGACGCCCTGCCGAAGGAATACACCCAGGAGTTGGCGCAGCTTCAGGCCGACGCGCCGTCGATGGGCTGGCCCTTCGTCAAGCGGCGGATGGCGAGCGAGCTTGGACCCAACTGGCAATCGCGCTTCCAGAGCTTCGAGCACACCGCCGCCGCCGCCGCGTCGCTGGGGCAGGTCCACAAGGCGATCGGGCCGGACGGGCGGGAGCTCGCCTGCAAGCTGCAATATCCCGACATGGCCTCGGCGGTGGAGGCCGACCTGCGGCAGCTTGGTCTGATCTTCGCGATCTTCGAGCGCACCGACAGCGCCATCTCCACCCGCCAGATCCAGAAGGAGATCGGCGCCCGCCTGCGCGAGGAGCTGGATTACGAGCGCGAGGCGAAACACGCCCGCCTCTACCAGTCGATGCTGGACGGCACGCCCGGTGTCCATGTGCCGGACGTGGTGCCGGAGCTGTCGAGCAAGCGCCTGCTGACCATGGGCTGGGTGCATGGGCGCAAGATCCTGGACTTCGTCGCCGAGCACCCCGAGGCGCGCGACGAGCTGGCGATGAACATGTTCCGGGCCTGGTACGTGCCCTTCTACAATTACGGCGTCATCCACGGCGACCCGCATCTTGGCAACTACACGGTCCGTCCGGACCGCTCGATCAACCTGCTGGATTTCGGCTGCATCCGCGTCTTCAAGCCCAGCTTCGTCAAGGGCGTGATCGACCTCTACAACGCGCTGCGCACCGACAACCGCGAGCAGGCGGTCGAGGCCTACCGCACCTGGGGCTTCGTCAACCCCTCGAACGAGCTGGTCGACGTGCTGAACATCTGGGCGCGTTTCGTCTATGCCCCGATCATGGAGGACCGCCAGCGCAGGATCGAGGAGACCAACGGCGGTCATTACGGCCGCGAGACGGCGGGCAAGGTCCATGCTGAGCTGCGCCGCGTCGGCGGCGTCGAAATCCCGCGCGAGTTCGTCTTCATGGACCGCGCCGCCGTCGGGCTGGGTTCGGTCTTCCTGCATCTGAAAGCCGAACTGAACTGGTACCAGATGTTCCAGGGGCTGATCCGCGACTTCGACGTCGATGCCCTGGCGGCGCGGCAGAGCGCGGCGCTGGCGGCGCAGGGGCTGCCGCAGGCGGAATGAGGAATTGGGGCAAAAGCCGATGCTCCGGCGGGCGACCTGCCCCCAGACCCTTCCCATTCGCCCACACTTCAGTCTATAGCTTGCGCCTCCCATGAAGACCGCCGATTTCGACTTCGACCT from Azospirillum sp. TSH100 carries:
- a CDS encoding AarF/ABC1/UbiB kinase family protein, which codes for MPEHDENTWGGRVARYARVGTAVGGLAARLAGERVLGIRVERERHAAELRAALGGLKGPLMKVAQILSTIPDALPKEYTQELAQLQADAPSMGWPFVKRRMASELGPNWQSRFQSFEHTAAAAASLGQVHKAIGPDGRELACKLQYPDMASAVEADLRQLGLIFAIFERTDSAISTRQIQKEIGARLREELDYEREAKHARLYQSMLDGTPGVHVPDVVPELSSKRLLTMGWVHGRKILDFVAEHPEARDELAMNMFRAWYVPFYNYGVIHGDPHLGNYTVRPDRSINLLDFGCIRVFKPSFVKGVIDLYNALRTDNREQAVEAYRTWGFVNPSNELVDVLNIWARFVYAPIMEDRQRRIEETNGGHYGRETAGKVHAELRRVGGVEIPREFVFMDRAAVGLGSVFLHLKAELNWYQMFQGLIRDFDVDALAARQSAALAAQGLPQAE
- a CDS encoding ABC transporter substrate-binding protein codes for the protein MGRLLKPLALAALLATTALSAQGQTGKPVRIGVLADEAGFASDIGGKGAVLATRMAVEDFGGSVLGRPVEVLSADMQNKPDVASNIVRSWFDIDGVDMVTDIPVSSVALAVQAVAREKKKVLMISAATTTELTNAQCSPYSIHWADDTASLAVGTTKAVVQSGGASWYFITADFAFGTAMEKAATEAIKQAGGTVVGGVRHPMGTSDFGSYLLSAQGSGAKVVALANVGAETIGTIKQAGEFGLTQSGQRLVGYIVFITDIHSLGLDLAKGLYVTSGFYWDKNDRTRAWARRFFDRHGKMPTKEQANTYLATLHWLKGVKAAGTTDAEVVTAAMKAMPTDYFGTPGSIRKDGRVLYDLDLYQVKSPAESKAPWDYYKQVRSIPASEAFLPIETSMCPFVKAQ